The nucleotide sequence tttctaAGGATTTCGAAGACTAGCTCATTTCAGGAGCAGTAGTAGAAAGTCTAATTGTTCTCCCACtgagcaactggtgattttgaatgtcAACAGGACTTCTTAATAAGGactaccaaaaccaaaccccctgccatcaagtcaattccaactcacagcgaccctgtaaagggtttctgagactaaatccttacgggcagcctcatctttctcccatggatcagttgttggatttgaaccaccaacattgcagttagcaatcaATGGCgagcacagcaccaccagggctcctacattaCTGTGGGCTATCTATTTTCTTTTGTAAGGAAGGGCAGTCTTTTGAGAAGGGGGTTGTAGGCTTCACCAGAAGTCAGAGGCTATGGGCCCTGACTCATATGCTAATACATTTACCTGCAAAAATGGCGGTTGATCCTTGGTCAGTATTTCTCTCCACCCGCCCCCCCATCCCTCCCATGATTACGAGGTTTATCAGGGAAGTTAACAGATCACAACAAATCAAGATTAGAAAGCATTATACaatggttcgcaaccttcctagtgctgcaaccctttaatacagttcctcatgttgtagtgacccccaaccataaaaatattttcgttgctacttcatatctgtgattttgctaccgttatgaatcaggtgatccctgtgaaaggtttgttcgacccccaaaggctgGGAACCGCTGCATTAGAAAGAGAAGAGTCCATTTGTCTGCAGCAGCGCTACATCTCAGCCATGTAGGCAGGCATGTCTCCTCCCTggtcctctgccctgctcagcaaTGCTAAAAAGCAAGTTTAATGCTGTCAAATGCCCAGAGGGCGCTCTACCCCACAAGCCAGTCTCCCATCCAAGAAGAATGATCCAAGTTCATACAGAACTCTCTCATCTATATTGTGGTTTCAGCCTCCTGGAACAAACACCCCCAAACCCAGTTCTGCAGGCCCTACTCATAAACCTGGCGGCTCCTGGGGGATTTATAGTCCCTTTCTTCCCAGCCAGACCTGCTGCCctcgctccccccctccccccgccccagctGAGTTAGGCTGTCATGCAACCCCGGTTATTGGCCTGGCAGCCAGGAGACTATGGGAACTCATCCTGAGAACACCTCTGTATCTTGCTGGGGCAAGGCCCCCATTGTCTTTCTACATGGGGGGCAGGGTTGGCCGTGTTAGCTCTTCCTTAAAGAAGGAAGGGCCACCACTGCACACACCGGGGTCCTGAAGAACCTGGATAGCCAAAAGATCCAGGGTCATCTGCTCGAGGTCCCCATCCTCTGTGTCCAGCTCCCCGATTTTCTCAACCAGCACCCAGACCTACCTCTACGGAACATTCCATAGGTAACTCTAACTCGGAAATCCTGAAGGTCATCACCAGCTGCCGCCGCCTTTTCCCACTGTCACAGGACAAGCCTTCTACAAGAACTGTCATGGTGGACTTCTTGTCTTCTTGACTGGTTTTCCATTGTGTAACTGGGCTTAGCCTCCCCTGGCTCCATCTGTAGGGACCTGGTACTGTTTCATAACAACCAACCAATCTCCATCGCCCCGGCCCCCTCATTCTTCAATGGCAAAAGGTATCCCACCACGCAGGTCATTCCCCTGGGGGCTCCAAAGACGCCAGTGAGAGTTGTAACGACTGGGCTCTCACACTAAGCAAAGGGACTCTTTGTGGCTCACGCGCATACTCGCTGGGATGGCATTCTCCTTGTCTGCCTAGTGGAAAGTGACCCGGTCTGAAACTCAATCCTCCCCTTTGCTTTTCTGCCCACTCCTGATGTATCCCAGCTGGATCCGCCCCGAGGCAGGGGCCGTGTGCTGCATTTGGGTTTGGACTGCAAGGCACATCTGCTATAGATTGGCCAGAGCAGAGGTGGCCCACTGGAGGAGCTCTGTGTTGAACAGAGCGCCGGGCCCTATTATCCTGCCATGCTTGCTGTTACTGGCTGTGGGATTCCTGGCAAGAGCTTGCCCTTGATTCAAAATCGAAGTGGACCCTGAGGGAGCCAACCACTGCGGGCTGGCAGCTCACGGACGCCTTGCAGTTGAGCAGCAAGTTGTTTCTTGGGAGGACAGTGAGCTGAGCACCTCGTTAGCCAGCACGGTCTCACTTCTCTACTCTGGGCTCTAGCTACGTGCAAAGATAGAGCACGTGTGATGTCCTTAACAAGCCCCCCGCGTTCCATGCATTGAGAGGCCGTCCTGAAGGGTTAGGGTCTAAGAACGTGAACGAGCGCATTCAGAATCCCTTGTTAAAGTTGGCGCCTGCAGGCTAGCATTTGGGAAATTCCAGGCTGGATGATTCCAAGGCTCCCTTATTGCACTAGCATTCCATTTCTTAAGTCTTAAAGTGTCTTATAGATGTTTGGACTGACCCATGAATTTGGCAGAATTGAGAAATCCTGGACTTCACAATTCCTGGTAGAGATTGTTTGTAGAATAACCTAGCAactattgctgacgtcagatggatcttggctcaaagcagagactaccagaaagatgtttacttgtgcttcattgattGTGCCACGGCCTTCGACTGTGGATCATCatgaactatggacagccttgagaagaatgggcattccagaccacttccttgtgctcgtgtggagcttgcccagggatcaagaggcagctgtgcacacaTACCAAGGGCAGGCTGCGTCGTTTACGAGCAGCAGCGGTGTGCTTCCGAGTGGTATCCGCTCACCATGCTGGTTCAGTCGGTATGCTGTGGTAATCATCAGGAAAATGGAATTACATGAAAAAGAGTGTGGCATCGGGACTGGAGGGAAGGCTCTTTAACACTATGCAGGTGACACCTCCCTGCTTGCTGATGGAGCAAGGACCGCAGTCCTCGGTGTGGATTACAGCTCGAGGCAAAGAAGACTAGAATCTTCCCAACTGGACCATTAGGGAACCTTAGGATAAATGGAGGGGGGAAaggttgaagtcgtcaaggattttgtcttgctggatTCCACAGTCAGCAGTCACGAGAGAAAAAGAGGTGTTCACTACactaggaaaatctgctgcacgaagCCTCTCTTTAGAGaatcgaaaagcaaggatgttactttgaggactgaggtgcacctaacAGAGGCGTATTttccactgcctcatatgcatgtggaagcttaacactgaatgaagaagaatctatggaTTTAGATTCtgattctggagaagaatattgaaggcaccATGGAGTGCTaacggacaaactgatctgtcttcggagaagtatggccagagtgcttcttagaggcaaggatggggagacgacTTCTTACATCCTTGGGCCATGTTGGCAGGAAGCGCTAGTCCGGgatgaggacatcatgtttggggaggtggaggggcagcggaaacgaggcaggccctccaggagatggcgtGACACCGTGGCGGCAGCAGTGGGCTCCGGCACGGGAACAgttgtgcggatggtgcaggacagggcccgtcttttgttctgttgtgcataagatcatatgggtcagaaccgactcagtggcacctgacgAAAACATTACGTTGGGGCCCTTTCAAATCAATCCACTGTATCTTAgaagtcatttttgttgttgtgagtTGCGGTCAGGTCCACGGCCCTGGCCCCAAGCTCGCTCCAATTTCATCCGCCTTCCATCCAGGGTGGACTCGGGACCCTGTGCCCGAGCATCAGGCAAGCTTTTCTGTGAAGAACATCGTCTATGCTTCAAACTGAGGTTATGGCGCTCATCTTTCCATGGAGTGGGTGTGAGAAACGAAGGAGCAGAGCCACAAGCGATAGACCTGTGTAGTTCACAGTAAGCTGCTGCCCAAACCCCGCTTCCCCCTGCCGCCCAGTCAGCTCTAGCATAGCAGCCCTGGCGTGGGACATTTCGGAAACTGTGcatcttacagaagcagaccacctcttctttctcctgaggaacagcgaGGAGGGTTGAACTGACATCCGATGTAGGACCCACTGCACGTCTGCACACGAGAAGGAGTTTGCACCAGAGAGTCTTTCATCGATGTCACTGAGCACACTTGTCTTGCTCGGCTGACATTAGATGTGTGTCCCCCGGAAGACTGGAAGGAGGAGGCTGTGCCTTGAATTAGCTCTGGGGCAGGTTCCTTTGAGCACTTTGCGTCTCTGCGCTTTGGATGCTGTTTCAGCATGCTAATAAGTAGGTGTCAAAAGGTGGAGGAACTCAGCGAGGAGAAGACCACTCTGTGATGGGATGAGCAGTGAATGCCTTACAGAAGAGGCCCAGGTCTGTAGGGATCTTAATTAGCTAGTGTAGCTGTCACAAGTATGTGCCTAATGAACCCAAATGTATTTTCTCTCAGTTTGGGAGGCTGGAAGTCTGGCTTCGAGGTACCAGCTTCAAAGGAACCTTCTCTCCCTAAGAGCTTTAGGAGAGGAGTCTTGCCCCTTGCTTCAAGCTTCCAGCTTCCTTGGCAGTATTCATGTTGCATCTGTCTTCCCCAGTTTGCACTTCCTTCAGTGGCTAACCTCTTGACCACCTAGATGTAATGAGGTTTGAGATATACCCTACACTACATGTACTACTTCAACTAAGTTCCCATTAACATAACAAATGCTCTATTCTCAAGCAGATCCATCGGTATGAGGGTTAAGATTCCAACACATTTTGGGAGAGGGGGGCGTAACTCAATCCATAACAAATGtgtagtttgggtttttttgaatcTAAGCTCAGAGATGTGGAAAGGGCACCTAAAGAATAGAATCAGCCTTGTGTTGACAACATAGAAAGTATGgtaaactcaactgccatcaagttcattccaacacCTAACGACTCTTTGTagggtcagagtggaactgccactttgggtttctaaggctgtaaatctttttttaaaatcattttattgggggctcatacaattcttatcacaatccatacatgcatccattgtgtcaaatatatgtgtacatttgttgccatcatcattctcaaaacatttgccttctacttgagcccttaatatcggctgctcaggctgtaaatctttacagcaacagaaagcttcatctttctcccaagcagcagctgatggattcaaactgctgaccttgctgtttcaccccaacacataactcactgtaccaccagggctcctaagaaagTATGATGGGTACCTTGAATGTCAAGTAAATGGAAGTCTACATAAAGAGAAGCAGTGTGTCATACATAGGCAAGGCATTTGGGGGCACAGTGTAGAGGTctaacggagccctggtggcagagtggtgacaTGTTGGACTGCGACCCGCAggatcggcagttggaaacccccagcagccccacaggagaaagagtgggcttccTTTCTCATATACAGTCACCGTCTGATTGGACAGCAGTGACTAAATAAGCAGAGGCTTAACCCAGCCAAAGGGATTGGAGATTATTTTCGTAAGAACAACTAAAGCACTTGAACAAAATGACTGATCCAACCACCCTGTtttgggaaagaggacctgattgagCTGTGCAGACTACAATTTGCTAGAGAGCCATTTGTAACTAGAGTTCTGAACAGGAATAATAGAGTGAACAATAAGAAATTAAGCAGATTCAGAGCAATTAAAAATATTGACAAAATGGGACTTAGTGGATGGAAGGAGGAACCAAAAACAGCCGAGTTTTAGGCCCATCATCAGGTGAACAGGAAAAGTATGCTCAAATCCATGCATTTCCAGAACCAGCTGTTGTGCATCCATGTGACCGGTATTGTGCAGGAGCATGAAAAGGAGGAAGCTCCGGGCTGTGAGCAGTGCTGCCCACGGCTCTCCCTGGGATGGCCTACGTGTGAGTCAGGACTACGAAGAGCTGAGCTAGCTTTGTAAAGGAAAAACAGTCGAACCACTTACATGTTTAGACTGTGATATATTGCCTTTCTGTATCCCAAGGTGCCGATAGCTTATTAGATGTGAGTTCAGAAGCCGACCAGCAAGACCTCCTTGCCCTCTTGCAGGCTAAAGTTGCTTCCCTCACTTTACACAACAAGGAATTACAGGACAAATTACAGGTCAGTAAACAGATGACCACCACAGAGCctacggcagtggttctcaactttcctcgtgccaaggccctttaatacagttcctcatgttgtggtgaccccaaccataaagttattttgttgctacttcatcactgtcattttgctactgttatcattggacgacccctgtgaaagcggcccacaggttgagaaccgctggcctaaggTCAACCTGTTGGCTTTTTCAAGGGTTTATGTTTTGTTTCAAGCATTCATTACAAACCGTTAACACTTTTGGCTGCAACCTGAAAGtttagaggttcaagtccaccccggggtgcctcagaagactgGCCTGGTTGCCCACTTTTGAAAAGTTAGTGTCTGAACCCTGTGGGGCGCAGTCCATGGGGCACAAGAGGAGTTGCCCACATCAGGGTTGTGTTGACAGTGACTTCTGGGGTGGTGGAGATGCTGGGTTTCTGTTATGAATTTTAGTGTATTTAGCCCTGAGCATCTTAGTCCCACATCATCTATTTTATGAGAGACTGACTCCATTTCTGTACATTggcaaattgtgtgtgtgtgtgtgttacacactcacacactagggggcatcaaaaagttattttaaaaatccctttcccccccccccaagtcaaACTACACTTTTATGAGTGAAAGTAAAGCTTTTGCTAATACAGTCTCCAGGGCCCTCCCTGGAAAGCTTGGAGAAACCAGAGAGCGGGGTGGCTGTGGGGAAAGAGAGAGGCCTGAGGCTATCTAAGCCCACCTCCCTGCCTGGTGTCTGCCCACATCCACTTGGAGGGTATGGTTATGTGGGGGTAGATTCTTCATTGTTCTGGCCCTTTTTGAAGCCCGCCTACAGCGATATGTACTGTTCCCCACTTGCTTAGTAAGGGAGACCATTGGCAGACTTAAGAATTAGGTAAGAAGCAGCTTGTACCCCAAGTCTATTGTCCTCTTGGAAACTAGACATGataggagaaagaaagagaggaaacacACGCATCTTTCCAAATTTCCCCCAAGTCAAAGGCTTTACAGCCGAAAAGAATTCCACTCCTTTGACAGTGGCACAGATAGCCTCTCCTTGGGGAGGTGTTTACTGGGTCAGCCTCTTGTCATGAGTCTGCCACCGTGTCATTCAGGGGACCGTCTGTCTCCCTGGGGCTCATGCTGCGTTGCCAGTCCTCTGTCTTAGGTGTGGTCCTCCCAGGCGTGTGCATTGCTTGCTCTGTGTCCTGGTGCCATTTCATTCTATTTCAATCCCCAGGCCAAAACCCCCAAGGAGACAGACACAGACCTAAGCCTTGACTCCTACCACTCCACGCAAACCGACTTCACCTCGTCCCTGGCCCAACGGGGCGAGACCTCTCTCCCAGCCTGCAAAACATCTCCGCCTGCTCGCCCTCCACCCACCGGCGATGGCAGACTGCGGCAGCTCCAAGAGCTTTTGCAGGACTTGCAGCAGAAACTGGAGCGCTCGGAAGCGGAAAAGAGAGCGCTGCAGAGCGAGCTGCAGGCCCGAGGGACGGAGCCCGGGTGCTTCAACAACGCCGAGATTTCCGAGAACGGCTCGGACCTCAGCCAGAAGCTGAAGGAGACGCAGAGCAAGTACGAGGAGGCCATGAAAGAGGTCCTGAGCGTGCAGAAGCAGATGGCGCTGGGCCTGGCCTCGCCAGAGGGCTCGGGAAGTTCCTCCCGTCCCCGCGAGCCGAAGGTCACTGACGAGGACGTGGACGTGCTGAGGCGGGACCTCCAGAAGGCACTGGAAGAAAGCGGAAGGCGGCAAGAGAAAGTGAGGGAGCTGGAGGGGAGACTGGAGGAGCGGGAGAGAGTCCTGGCAACCAAGCCGCCTGCGGAAGAGTATGAGAAGATGAAGACGTCCTATTGCTCTATGATTGAGGAGATGAATAAGGAGAAGGCGTTCTTGTTTGAGAAATACCAAGAGGCCCAAGAAGAGATCATGAAATTGAAAGACACGCTGACGAGTCAGGTGGCCCAGGAGGCCAGCGATGAAGCTGGGGACATGAAGGAGGCCATGAACAGGATGATTGACGAGCTCAACAAGCAGGTGAGTGAGCTGTCACAGCTGTACAAGGAAGCCCAGGCCGAGCTGGAGGACTACCGGAAGAGGAAGTCTCTGGAAGAAGTCACGGCCGACTACATCCATAAGGCGGAGCATAAGAAGCTGCTGCAGGTGACCGACGGTGCCAGGGCGAAAGCGGAGGAGGCGCTGGCCGAAATGAAGTCTCAGTACGCCAGAGTACTGAACGAGCTGACCCAGCTCAAACTCCTGGTCGACGCGCAGAAGGAGAACTCCGTTTCCCTCGCCGAGCACCTGCAGGTCATTACCACGCTGCGGACGGCGGCCAAGGAGCTGGAAGGGCAGCTGGGCGGTCTCCAGGAGCACCTGGCGAGCAAGGAGGCCGAGGTGGCCAAGCTGGAGAAAGCGCTCCTCGAAGAGAGGGCGGCCGTGACCGAAGCCATGGTGCCCAGGGCCTCCTATGAGAAGCTCCAGGTGGCGCGGGAGAGCGAAGTGAGCGCGCTGGCTTCCAAGCTCAAGGATGCggccaaggagagagagaaggtgcACGCGGAGGCGGCCCACCTGCGGAGTGAAGTGGCGCAGGTGAAAAGGGAGAAGGAGGCCGGTCACACGCTCCTGAAAGCCAAAGAGCAAGAGGTGCAGGAGCTGCAGCGCCGATGCCAGCAGTCGCAGGAGGAGCTTGCAGAGATGAGGAGATCTTCGGAGAACTCCTCAAAGCTGGAGGAGGAGAAAGATAGGAAGGTGAGTGACGCTGGAGTCCTGTTGGGTTTCCAGCGAGGGGTTCTGGGTGGCATGGTGGTCACTAAGTGGCTTGGCTGCGAACCAGAAGGTTCCTTGATTCAGACCCACCCGCCCCGCCGCGGGTACTTACATCTCCCATAGAGATGCAGGTCTTAGGCCCCCATGGGGCAGTGCCCTTGTTCTCTAGGGTGGGACGCGTGTGGAGTGGCAAGCCGTTCCACCTCTCCTTTCTCGTTTGTCACATGGCATAACGGTTAAGCCCTCGGTGACCAGCCAAAACGTGCCCAGTCAGAACCCGCCCAGTGGCTTTGTGGGGAAAAGACTctccagtctgcttccagaaagattgcaGCCACCTTGTACAGCGCCATGGCGGTGCTCCAGGGTAGCTCTGCTCTGACGCACAGGGCCACGCTGAGGAGGGATGGACAACCCCCCTGACACCACCACATTTGTCAGTGTTCCCGGGCTCTGCACATGCGTCTGCCTGGCCCCAACACCTCACTAAGAATCGTGTGTGTTCTTAGTATGGGGGCAGGAGCAAAACTTCTATTCCCTTAGTAGAAAACATTTTCACATCTGGTCCCTATTTGTCCTTAAAATACAATTTCCAGTATCAGGGATCGGAAGTGAACCCACAAACTGCAGTGTTTGTGGGGACCCCCCAGAACTTAGACTTAACACTGCTTCTCTAAGCgccatggcacacacacacacacacacacacacacccactgccCAGTCAGTGTCCTTGCTGGTCCTCATTCTCAAAGGCATTGGGGGGTGGCGGCAGCTAGAGGAGGCACGGGATGTGGCATGGAGCTCTCTGGTGTAGCCCAGCCCCTAGAATGGCCGTCATAAGAGCACTGGTTATTTGTCCCGCAGTTGAGTGTGACTCGTGGCAAGGTCAccccctgtgtgcagagtagcGCTGTGTCCAAAGGCCTTTCCAGACGCGGGTCCCCAGATCCGGCTTTCAGCTGGTCGTTGAGTGCTTCCCGGTGTGCATCACTCGGGTGGGAGTGCTGTGTCCCTTCGACCACAAGTGCTTGAACAGAGCCTCGAGCTCCTGAGTGGGCAGTGCTGTGCTCCCGTGAAAGCAAGGTGTCCAGACACAGCAAGCCTCCTGGAAGCACACTCCCTGGTGCCCACGGCCGCAATCCCGGCGAAGACACCACGCTTTCTGCTCAAAGCAAGGGTGCCTGCCGGCCCTTCCATGAGAGTCACGAAGGAACTCCACATCACAGCTTTTGTTCCTCTCAGGCGCTGAAACAGTATGTCATTCAGGGGCCTTCATCTGAACCAAGTGGTTTTATTGGTTGGCTTGATTTGGGGACCTATTTCCTGAGTTCTCGTCTTAAGAAATGAAGAGTTCCTAAGTCTCGAGACCCAGAAGCTAATTGAGATGGTGTGAGGCTTGGGAGCCGCTGACACTCAGCTGCTGCCGTCTTGCCTGTTGATCCAGCTGTCCTTTCTCCCTAGATCAATGAGATGGCCAAGGAAGTCAGCAAACTGAAGGAGGCCCTGAACAGCCTCTCCCAGCTCTCCTACTCAACGAGCACCTCCAAGAGGCAGAGTCAGCAGCTGGAAGCTCTGCAGCAGCAGGTCAAGCAGCTCCAGAACCAGCTGGCCGTGAGTGGGGCTCGTTTCCACcaggtttggggttgggggggtTCATGGATTTCTGCCAATGCAGCTGGGTCAGGACCGGTTGAGAAGGACAAGGTCCCCGGCCTAAGCAAGCATTCTACTTCAGTGGGCATTGAACTGAAGGTTTCTTTGGTGAGGTCGAAGGAGGGGGCCCATGGGGGAAACTCCAGTGGGTATCCTATCTGCAGACTGCTTCCTGTCACACTCATCCACCAAGCTTTAATCTGTTTTTTACATTTCTGCAACAGTGAGCCCTGTCTCGCAGAAGCAAGAGCGATGATTAGAAGTTAAGTTCTATAGGAGTTAAGAGATGGAAGGTGGGTTATCCACCCCTCTCCTTAGTGAGCCCAAGAAGGCCTTTTGTACCTTTTTCGTTTCCTATGACTTCTATAACCACCACAAACTTGGTAGCTTAAGACCATACGAACTGATTACCACTGGGCCGCCCTGGAATGTCTACAAGAGTTCCAGGCAAGTGGGCGTATTGCGGGATCTGCTTCCTTGCCAGTGCTAGCTTCGCGAGACCACCATATTCTTTTCTCGTTTCCATTTTTAAAGCATATCACTGTAAAGTCTGCTTCTGTCATCTGCCTTCTACTTCTGCCCTTGACCttgcttctctcctgtaaggactCTTGAAATCGCATTTAGAGAGTACacttccaaggtcagcagttcaaaaccaccagccactctgcaggagaaagatatgagGCCTTACACTCCCTTAAAAAGTGACAGGCTCCGAAACCCGCATAGGcatttctacactgtcctgtagggttgctatgagtcagaatcgactcaaggacagtgagtttgctttgggactttttaaaaccaATATAATCTCATTCCTGATCTCAAAATTCCAACATTATCCCATCTGCAAAGTGTTTCTCCCCTCTGTGGGAATACACACAGTTCATCTTTGGCTGGGGGCA is from Tenrec ecaudatus isolate mTenEca1 chromosome 2, mTenEca1.hap1, whole genome shotgun sequence and encodes:
- the RAI14 gene encoding ankycorbin isoform X1 — protein: MKSLKAKFRKSDVNEWNKNDDRLLQAVENGDPEKVASLLSKKGASATKQDSEGKTAFHLAAAKGHVECLRVMVAHGVDVTAQDTAGHSALHLAAKNSHLEYIKKLLQSKCLIDSIDSAGKTALHYSAAQGCLPAVQILCEHKSSINIKDLDGNTPLLLAVQNDHSEVGRFLLDHGADVNSRDKNGRTALMLACEIGSSNLVEALVKKCADLSLVDSLGHNALHYSKLSEKTGIQSLLLSKVSQDADLKTPTKPKQHDQVSKISSERSGTPKKRKAPPPPISPSQLSDVSSPRSVTSTPLSGKESVFFTEPPFKAEISCIQESKDRLSDSTTGADSLLDVSSEADQQDLLALLQAKVASLTLHNKELQDKLQAKTPKETDTDLSLDSYHSTQTDFTSSLAQRGETSLPACKTSPPARPPPTGDGRLRQLQELLQDLQQKLERSEAEKRALQSELQARGTEPGCFNNAEISENGSDLSQKLKETQSKYEEAMKEVLSVQKQMALGLASPEGSGSSSRPREPKVTDEDVDVLRRDLQKALEESGRRQEKVRELEGRLEERERVLATKPPAEEYEKMKTSYCSMIEEMNKEKAFLFEKYQEAQEEIMKLKDTLTSQVAQEASDEAGDMKEAMNRMIDELNKQVSELSQLYKEAQAELEDYRKRKSLEEVTADYIHKAEHKKLLQVTDGARAKAEEALAEMKSQYARVLNELTQLKLLVDAQKENSVSLAEHLQVITTLRTAAKELEGQLGGLQEHLASKEAEVAKLEKALLEERAAVTEAMVPRASYEKLQVARESEVSALASKLKDAAKEREKVHAEAAHLRSEVAQVKREKEAGHTLLKAKEQEVQELQRRCQQSQEELAEMRRSSENSSKLEEEKDRKINEMAKEVSKLKEALNSLSQLSYSTSTSKRQSQQLEALQQQVKQLQNQLAECKKQHQEVISVYRMHLLYAVQGQMDEDVQKVLKQILTMCKNQSQKK
- the RAI14 gene encoding ankycorbin isoform X2 codes for the protein MKSLKAKFRKSDVNEWNKNDDRLLQAVENGDPEKVASLLSKKGASATKQDSEGKTAFHLAAAKGHVECLRVMVAHGVDVTAQDTAGHSALHLAAKNSHLEYIKKLLQSKCLIDSIDSAGKTALHYSAAQGCLPAVQILCEHKSSINIKDLDGNTPLLLAVQNDHSEVGRFLLDHGADVNSRDKNGRTALMLACEIGSSNLVEALVKKCADLSLVDSLGHNALHYSKLSEKTGIQSLLLSKVSQDADLKTPTKPKQLSDVSSPRSVTSTPLSGKESVFFTEPPFKAEISCIQESKDRLSDSTTGADSLLDVSSEADQQDLLALLQAKVASLTLHNKELQDKLQAKTPKETDTDLSLDSYHSTQTDFTSSLAQRGETSLPACKTSPPARPPPTGDGRLRQLQELLQDLQQKLERSEAEKRALQSELQARGTEPGCFNNAEISENGSDLSQKLKETQSKYEEAMKEVLSVQKQMALGLASPEGSGSSSRPREPKVTDEDVDVLRRDLQKALEESGRRQEKVRELEGRLEERERVLATKPPAEEYEKMKTSYCSMIEEMNKEKAFLFEKYQEAQEEIMKLKDTLTSQVAQEASDEAGDMKEAMNRMIDELNKQVSELSQLYKEAQAELEDYRKRKSLEEVTADYIHKAEHKKLLQVTDGARAKAEEALAEMKSQYARVLNELTQLKLLVDAQKENSVSLAEHLQVITTLRTAAKELEGQLGGLQEHLASKEAEVAKLEKALLEERAAVTEAMVPRASYEKLQVARESEVSALASKLKDAAKEREKVHAEAAHLRSEVAQVKREKEAGHTLLKAKEQEVQELQRRCQQSQEELAEMRRSSENSSKLEEEKDRKINEMAKEVSKLKEALNSLSQLSYSTSTSKRQSQQLEALQQQVKQLQNQLAECKKQHQEVISVYRMHLLYAVQGQMDEDVQKVLKQILTMCKNQSQKK